The Actinomycetota bacterium genome window below encodes:
- a CDS encoding DUF2142 domain-containing protein: MDGNSRQAGRLRSWLGANKVLLALLLLAAVKSLLWTVAIPPWRAPDEPQHFGYVEHLSREHTIPLNGAAYLYPDIFESLARTNFAGITGSETTIVDPSVQQLNPAAQHPPLFYTLALPAYAAGSGSSIETQLYLVRMVNVLIFMALIFVAYRFARLVFPGAAYLQIGVPLLMIFHPQLGFISAGAMNDALLTLLFTLFLYQLAVIAMGDFSLKRGAILGVVIGLGMLTKSSFMIAFPISLAVLAVLLVIRKEQRRRLAMAAGAALGISFLIFFWYFVRNYIELGTFQPVYKGERYSATGWKDLVFGTSFRMDLTASFLGNFSWMSMPLPGEIPRWFTRIAELSILGLVAAMAIGYWRRGWQVIKPWLVLLFGSVIVLFVLSAVYYELTATGTQGRYLFPAAFAIWSLLLVGLVGWMPPSWRPRATAIVVTVAATFSVWALFNEFVGRVT, translated from the coding sequence ATGGACGGGAACTCACGGCAGGCAGGGAGATTACGGAGCTGGCTGGGCGCGAACAAGGTCCTGCTGGCTCTTTTGCTGCTTGCTGCCGTCAAATCGCTGCTCTGGACAGTGGCCATCCCGCCCTGGCGGGCGCCAGACGAGCCCCAGCACTTCGGCTACGTCGAGCACCTGAGCCGCGAGCATACCATCCCGCTCAACGGCGCCGCCTACCTCTATCCCGACATCTTCGAGTCGCTGGCGCGCACCAATTTCGCCGGTATCACCGGATCCGAGACCACCATAGTCGATCCCAGTGTGCAGCAGCTCAACCCCGCCGCCCAGCATCCGCCGCTCTTCTACACCCTGGCGCTGCCCGCCTATGCCGCCGGCAGCGGCAGCTCCATCGAGACCCAGCTATATCTCGTCAGGATGGTCAACGTCCTGATCTTCATGGCGCTTATATTCGTGGCTTACCGCTTCGCGCGCCTGGTGTTCCCGGGGGCCGCTTATCTGCAGATCGGTGTGCCGCTGCTGATGATCTTCCACCCCCAGCTGGGGTTCATCTCCGCCGGGGCGATGAACGACGCCCTGCTGACCCTCCTGTTCACCCTGTTCCTCTATCAGCTGGCTGTCATCGCCATGGGCGACTTCAGCCTGAAGCGGGGGGCGATCCTCGGCGTGGTCATCGGCCTGGGGATGTTGACCAAGAGTTCTTTCATGATAGCTTTTCCCATCAGCCTGGCGGTGCTTGCCGTGCTGCTGGTCATCCGGAAGGAACAGCGGCGCCGGCTGGCCATGGCCGCCGGCGCGGCGCTGGGCATATCGTTCCTTATCTTCTTCTGGTATTTCGTCCGCAACTACATCGAGCTCGGCACTTTCCAGCCCGTTTACAAGGGCGAGCGCTACAGCGCCACCGGCTGGAAGGACCTGGTCTTCGGGACCTCGTTCCGGATGGACCTCACCGCCAGTTTCCTGGGCAACTTCTCCTGGATGAGCATGCCGCTGCCCGGGGAGATACCACGCTGGTTCACCCGGATCGCGGAACTCTCGATCCTCGGATTGGTCGCGGCGATGGCGATCGGCTACTGGCGGCGCGGCTGGCAGGTCATCAAGCCGTGGCTGGTCCTGCTGTTCGGCAGCGTGATCGTGCTCTTCGTGCTCTCCGCGGTCTATTACGAACTTACTGCAACCGGTACCCAGGGACGTTACCTGTTCCCGGCCGCCTTCGCTATCTGGTCGCTGCTTCTCGTGGGGCTGGTCGGCTGGATGCCTCCCTCCTGGCGTCCGCGCGCCACGGCAATCGTTGTCACGGTGGCCGCGACTTTCTCTGTCTGGGCCCTGTTCAATGAGTTTGTCGGGCGGGTGACCTGA
- a CDS encoding flippase-like domain-containing protein, translating to MRLSRCGLLALLRSKLFRAAVSIILIAVLLASVDIGELAETLGNVAPGLLALAVLVFLVTNMTSVFKWKMVIQAQGASVSWPYLTSIFYMGLFFNNFLPTNFGGDLVRIYKLSRATGNTVDATSSVVLDRASSTFALLMIALVAALLELRRLGTGLALTILGMFVVFLLLIGLFASERTARRLARFPVLRADPFGMRRHLRDFYMSVNQFRDQKKTMAAVMVLSIIYQALYVVSVNLLALSLDIHLPIAFYFLFIPIVLAVGMIPLSLNGLGVREGAWVLLFTQAGVPAAEALSMSVLNTLMITAVSMIGGIFYLMDPSLPEPKGEAVGVE from the coding sequence TTGAGGCTTTCCCGCTGCGGCCTGCTGGCGCTTCTGCGCTCGAAGCTTTTCCGCGCTGCCGTCAGTATCATCCTGATCGCCGTCCTGCTGGCATCCGTCGATATCGGCGAACTGGCGGAGACGCTCGGAAACGTCGCTCCCGGGCTGCTGGCCCTGGCGGTGCTTGTTTTCCTGGTGACTAATATGACTAGCGTTTTTAAGTGGAAAATGGTTATTCAGGCGCAGGGCGCCTCGGTCTCCTGGCCTTATCTGACTTCCATCTTTTACATGGGACTTTTCTTCAACAACTTCCTGCCGACCAACTTCGGCGGCGACCTGGTCAGGATCTACAAGTTGTCGCGCGCCACCGGCAACACGGTGGACGCCACCAGCTCAGTCGTCCTCGACCGGGCCAGCTCCACCTTCGCCCTGCTGATGATCGCCCTGGTCGCGGCGCTGCTGGAACTGCGCCGGCTGGGTACGGGCCTGGCGCTTACCATCCTCGGCATGTTCGTGGTCTTCCTCCTGCTGATCGGGCTATTCGCCAGCGAGCGGACCGCCCGGCGGCTCGCGCGCTTCCCTGTGTTGCGCGCCGACCCCTTCGGCATGAGGCGGCACCTGAGGGATTTCTACATGTCGGTGAACCAGTTCCGCGACCAGAAGAAGACGATGGCCGCGGTCATGGTGCTCTCCATCATCTATCAGGCGCTCTACGTGGTCTCGGTGAACCTGCTGGCCCTGTCGCTGGATATCCACCTGCCGATCGCCTTTTACTTCCTCTTCATCCCGATCGTGCTGGCTGTGGGGATGATACCGCTGTCACTGAACGGGCTGGGGGTCCGGGAGGGCGCGTGGGTTTTATTGTTCACCCAGGCGGGAGTGCCGGCGGCGGAGGCGCTCTCGATGTCGGTGCTGAACACCCTGATGATCACGGCGGTCAGTATGATCGGTGGCATCTTCTATCTGATGGATCCGTCGCTACCGGAGCCGAAGGGCGAGGCGGTCGGCGTTGAGTGA
- a CDS encoding SPASM domain-containing protein — protein MKSKSVRACGLLFCYNEEHILRETLKYYLSQGIDLVAVDNCSTDASPRIVQEFIGDPGRYTGRLIDTIRVETDGYEWGKILKAASDYMHRNLTGYDWILQIDADGFYQSPVRGMSLLHFISTAQRFGYNIIDGKWFDFHPTEADEPSIESPMERIHYCRVEPYGPMPQHKIFRYHPSIDFYTSLGHECHRDKPRVAPLKYIYRHYPWVSFEHGVQKIFKDRKPRYVERKENPLYHMHYLELLPQEDDLVKCSSDLYRFNENEVTVSKDAFYRMLFRDRLRPVVRMVRKAARKGVSVVRRAPDQKYPESAGPEACSPAETTNTDESSAAYSTEAPAAARTVTEEEIMARGASTMGFPHTFHFLMTTACNARCLFCNQDFSQPLNEITLEKFKQMISHMPVESAKIFYLSGGGDPLLCRDFFPILKYINEEFPWINVRVRTNGLLLNKYAEQLAEQNLRLELSVHGATDETNSRILGTKKAAGVFEGLESLNAILAEKGRHMEIAFVPALLKFNIRELPDIIRKAAELKASTVESFFCRCYLGEEYQGEGRITEAESLFFSQEEYDEVIEEAVNVAASLGICFTHEPRFSEEFHSKACYEPWRMLLVDWDGEVSPCCGGEMWFKKKVASGEYHFGNLLSEDLYQFWNNETYVAIRRTLSPHYPDNLVPECSNCHSLLCFEGPQARDGHIIDREPSTA, from the coding sequence ATGAAAAGTAAATCCGTACGGGCCTGCGGCCTCCTTTTTTGTTATAACGAGGAACATATCCTCAGGGAAACCCTCAAGTACTACCTGAGTCAAGGTATCGACTTAGTGGCGGTCGATAACTGCTCCACGGATGCCAGCCCCAGGATCGTACAGGAGTTCATAGGGGATCCGGGCCGCTACACAGGCCGGTTAATCGATACCATCCGGGTGGAGACTGACGGCTATGAATGGGGCAAGATCCTCAAGGCTGCCAGTGACTACATGCACCGGAATCTGACCGGATATGACTGGATCCTGCAAATCGATGCCGACGGATTCTACCAGTCTCCAGTCAGAGGGATGTCTCTACTTCACTTCATTAGCACCGCACAGCGATTCGGTTATAACATCATCGATGGCAAATGGTTCGATTTCCATCCTACGGAGGCGGATGAACCATCGATAGAATCTCCGATGGAGCGTATCCATTATTGTCGGGTGGAACCCTACGGCCCGATGCCACAGCACAAGATATTTCGGTACCATCCATCCATCGATTTTTATACCAGCCTGGGCCATGAGTGCCACAGGGACAAGCCGCGGGTGGCGCCGTTGAAATACATTTACCGCCACTATCCCTGGGTCTCATTCGAGCATGGTGTACAAAAGATTTTCAAGGACCGCAAACCGCGCTATGTGGAGCGCAAGGAAAATCCCCTATATCACATGCATTATCTGGAGCTACTCCCCCAAGAGGACGATCTGGTTAAATGCTCGTCCGACCTGTACCGGTTCAATGAGAATGAGGTGACGGTCTCAAAGGACGCATTCTACCGGATGTTGTTTCGCGACAGGTTAAGGCCTGTGGTGCGTATGGTACGTAAGGCCGCGCGTAAGGGGGTGTCGGTAGTCCGCCGGGCTCCAGATCAGAAATATCCGGAATCGGCTGGGCCAGAGGCATGTAGTCCGGCTGAGACAACTAATACTGATGAATCTTCGGCAGCTTATAGTACCGAAGCCCCGGCAGCAGCACGTACCGTGACTGAGGAGGAGATCATGGCCCGCGGGGCTAGCACTATGGGATTTCCACACACCTTTCATTTCCTGATGACAACCGCCTGCAACGCTCGATGCCTCTTCTGTAATCAGGACTTCTCCCAGCCGCTTAACGAGATAACGCTGGAGAAATTCAAGCAGATGATTTCCCATATGCCAGTGGAGTCGGCAAAGATTTTTTATTTGAGTGGCGGTGGCGACCCACTTTTATGCCGAGACTTCTTTCCCATCCTCAAGTACATAAACGAAGAGTTTCCCTGGATCAATGTGCGTGTGCGAACCAATGGCCTGCTGCTAAATAAATATGCGGAGCAGTTGGCTGAGCAGAACCTGCGCCTTGAGCTGTCGGTGCATGGAGCAACCGATGAGACCAACAGCCGCATACTGGGTACGAAAAAGGCTGCCGGCGTATTCGAAGGCCTGGAATCGCTCAATGCTATTCTTGCAGAGAAAGGCCGTCATATGGAGATAGCCTTTGTGCCCGCCTTGCTTAAATTCAATATTCGCGAGTTGCCGGACATCATCAGGAAAGCGGCGGAGCTCAAGGCAAGCACGGTGGAGTCGTTTTTTTGCCGCTGCTATCTAGGTGAGGAGTATCAGGGGGAGGGGCGTATCACCGAGGCAGAATCCCTTTTCTTCAGCCAGGAAGAGTATGACGAGGTAATTGAAGAAGCGGTGAATGTGGCCGCGTCACTGGGCATCTGTTTCACGCACGAACCCCGTTTCTCTGAAGAGTTTCACTCCAAAGCCTGCTACGAACCCTGGAGGATGCTGTTGGTTGATTGGGACGGTGAGGTCTCTCCCTGTTGCGGCGGTGAGATGTGGTTTAAGAAGAAGGTGGCTTCCGGGGAGTACCATTTTGGCAATCTGCTGAGTGAAGACCTTTATCAGTTCTGGAACAACGAGACTTATGTGGCTATCAGGAGGACACTCAGCCCTCATTATCCCGATAATCTGGTGCCTGAATGCAGTAATTGCCACAGCCTTCTCTGCTTCGAGGGACCGCAAGCGCGGGATGGGCACATCATCGACCGGGAGCCAAGCACAGCGTAG
- a CDS encoding glycosyltransferase translates to MSETIDIVVPVYGGLEESRACLESLLEHGQETPFEIIVVNDASPDAALAAYVEELSGGGKVTLLTNEANIGFVGSANLGMMMHPDRDVVLLNSDTEVNGDWLDRLRRCAKAHPKAGTVTPFSNNATICSYPRFLEDNPLPAESVLAELDDLFAEVNRGRSILLPTAIGFCTYITRRCLDTTGYLDSMHFGRGYGEENDFSIRAAIAGFEHRLCGDVFVYHAGGASFGDEAASASDAAQETLRRRHPQYEPLIHSHFREDPARELRRRVDIARLAASKRRRLMLVTHRLGGGTEKFVRELAGLLEPELEVLIMRPRDMDCVGIEWARTGEEFNAFFNWPRDYGEMVGFLKDIGVERLHFHHLVEYGEQVLRLPADLGVAYDFSIHDYYSICPLYNLISTDGRYCGEPDAAGCAVCLSEHEALAGLDIDDWRGRWAGLISGADRVIVPSNDVSERLRRYFPEANFVYLPHPEAEEVIEIVSGKTGVDRLAKAGGEIRQAGVGAGQRRSIKVLVLGELSVAKGARLLEACAADAAARELPLNFRVLGWAREKLRQEPEIPLFIMGPYDDSQLDDLIERERADIIFFPALWPETYSYTLSAAMRSGLAVAAPRLGAFSERLDGYPGALLMEWDTEAADWNDLFMSQAGQAAQRQPDRSEA, encoded by the coding sequence TTGAGTGAAACCATCGACATCGTAGTCCCCGTCTATGGCGGCCTGGAAGAGTCTCGCGCCTGCCTGGAGAGCCTGCTGGAACACGGGCAGGAGACACCTTTTGAGATAATCGTGGTCAACGATGCCAGTCCGGACGCGGCGCTTGCAGCATACGTCGAGGAGCTGTCCGGCGGCGGCAAGGTCACGCTGCTGACCAATGAAGCCAACATCGGTTTCGTCGGCTCCGCCAACCTGGGGATGATGATGCATCCCGACCGTGACGTGGTGCTCCTCAACAGCGATACCGAAGTCAACGGCGACTGGCTCGACCGCCTGCGGCGCTGCGCCAAGGCGCATCCGAAGGCCGGGACGGTAACGCCCTTTTCCAACAACGCCACCATCTGCAGCTATCCGCGCTTCCTGGAGGATAATCCACTGCCGGCGGAATCGGTCCTAGCGGAACTGGACGACCTCTTTGCGGAAGTGAACCGCGGCCGCAGCATCCTGCTGCCGACGGCCATCGGCTTTTGCACCTACATCACCCGCCGCTGCCTGGATACGACCGGCTATCTCGACTCGATGCATTTCGGACGCGGCTACGGCGAGGAGAACGATTTCAGCATACGCGCCGCCATAGCCGGCTTCGAGCACCGCCTATGCGGCGATGTCTTCGTCTATCATGCCGGCGGCGCATCCTTTGGGGATGAAGCCGCGTCCGCCAGCGATGCCGCCCAGGAAACACTGCGTCGGCGGCATCCCCAGTATGAACCGCTGATCCATTCCCACTTCCGGGAGGACCCCGCGCGCGAGCTGCGGCGCCGTGTGGATATCGCCAGGCTTGCCGCTTCGAAGCGGCGCCGGCTCATGCTCGTCACCCACCGGCTCGGCGGCGGTACGGAAAAATTCGTGCGCGAACTGGCCGGGCTGCTGGAACCGGAACTGGAAGTGCTGATCATGCGGCCCCGGGACATGGACTGCGTCGGCATCGAATGGGCCCGCACGGGTGAGGAGTTCAACGCTTTCTTCAACTGGCCCCGCGATTACGGGGAGATGGTCGGCTTCCTCAAGGATATCGGTGTCGAGCGGCTGCACTTCCATCACCTGGTGGAATATGGCGAGCAGGTCCTGCGCCTGCCGGCGGATCTGGGCGTGGCTTACGATTTTTCCATCCATGACTATTACAGCATCTGTCCGCTCTATAACCTCATCAGCACTGATGGCAGGTATTGCGGCGAACCGGACGCTGCCGGCTGCGCGGTCTGCCTCTCTGAGCATGAAGCCCTGGCGGGGCTGGACATCGACGATTGGCGCGGTCGCTGGGCGGGGCTGATCAGCGGCGCCGACCGGGTCATCGTGCCCTCGAACGACGTCTCTGAGCGGTTGCGCCGTTATTTTCCCGAAGCGAATTTCGTTTATCTGCCTCATCCTGAGGCAGAGGAAGTGATTGAGATAGTTTCGGGAAAGACCGGTGTAGATCGCCTGGCTAAAGCTGGCGGCGAGATTCGCCAGGCAGGTGTTGGAGCAGGGCAGCGCCGCTCGATCAAGGTCCTGGTGCTGGGAGAACTTTCCGTGGCCAAGGGCGCCCGGCTGCTCGAGGCCTGCGCGGCAGACGCTGCAGCCAGGGAACTGCCGCTCAACTTCCGGGTACTGGGCTGGGCTCGCGAGAAACTCCGCCAGGAACCGGAGATACCGCTATTCATCATGGGGCCTTACGATGACAGCCAGCTGGACGACCTGATCGAGCGCGAGCGGGCCGACATAATCTTCTTCCCGGCCCTGTGGCCGGAGACATATTCCTATACGCTGAGCGCGGCGATGCGGTCGGGGCTGGCAGTGGCCGCGCCGCGGCTAGGCGCATTCAGCGAAAGGCTTGATGGATATCCAGGTGCGCTTTTAATGGAATGGGATACGGAGGCCGCCGACTGGAATGACCTTTTTATGTCACAGGCCGGGCAGGCCGCGCAGCGCCAGCCAGACAGGAGCGAGGCATGA
- a CDS encoding glycosyltransferase family 2 protein: MTEPRVLVIIPAHNEADSLASVIADIRSALDCGIVVVDDGSTDDTAKIALEEGVELLSLPFNLGIGSTMQTGFQFAFREGYDIAVQTDGDGQHDAAYLPKLIEPILQDESDFVVGSRYLTDTNYSGSRGRRAGTAMFSRILSMMVGQRLTDATSGFRAADKALIAQFARDYPRDYPEVEALLVAHMARFRIREIPVAMRQRGGGRSSINKFRSVYYMVKVLLALLVVASRRRTPRVE; this comes from the coding sequence ATGACTGAACCCCGGGTCCTGGTCATCATCCCGGCGCACAACGAGGCTGACAGCCTGGCGAGCGTCATCGCCGACATCCGCTCGGCGCTGGATTGTGGCATCGTCGTCGTCGACGACGGCTCCACCGACGACACCGCGAAGATCGCCCTCGAGGAAGGCGTCGAGCTTCTCAGCCTGCCGTTCAACCTGGGCATCGGCTCCACGATGCAGACCGGCTTCCAGTTCGCTTTCCGGGAAGGGTACGACATAGCGGTGCAGACCGACGGCGACGGCCAGCATGATGCTGCTTACCTGCCGAAGCTGATCGAGCCGATCCTCCAGGATGAGAGCGACTTCGTGGTGGGTTCGCGTTATCTCACGGATACCAACTACAGCGGCTCGCGCGGGCGCCGGGCGGGCACTGCGATGTTCTCGAGGATACTTTCGATGATGGTGGGCCAGCGGCTCACTGATGCCACTTCGGGGTTCCGGGCGGCTGACAAGGCGCTGATCGCCCAGTTCGCCAGGGATTATCCCCGTGACTATCCCGAGGTGGAGGCTCTGCTGGTCGCCCACATGGCTCGCTTCCGGATCAGGGAGATACCCGTGGCCATGCGCCAGCGCGGCGGCGGCCGGTCTTCGATCAACAAGTTCCGCTCGGTCTACTATATGGTCAAGGTGCTGCTGGCCCTGCTGGTGGTTGCTTCCCGGCGGCGGACGCCACGGGTGGAGTAG
- a CDS encoding DUF2304 domain-containing protein codes for MSKVQIFSLIISLLLALVIFQLIRKKKLKEQYSLLWFLTVVVMMVLALWEGLLYRISSLLGIAVPSNALFMLALLFMFAMSLHYSMLVSRLTDQTKMLSQRLAILDRDIRKERADRTGGVEVPGTGGAGIQGTGSTDVQETSGAGSRNEGDTDD; via the coding sequence TTGAGTAAAGTTCAGATCTTTTCCCTCATAATCTCCCTGCTGCTGGCCCTGGTCATATTCCAGCTGATCAGGAAGAAGAAGCTCAAGGAACAATATTCCCTGCTGTGGTTCCTGACAGTGGTGGTGATGATGGTGCTGGCGCTCTGGGAAGGCCTGCTCTACCGCATCTCCAGCCTGCTCGGAATCGCCGTACCGTCGAACGCGCTCTTCATGCTGGCGCTGCTGTTTATGTTCGCCATGTCGCTCCATTATTCGATGCTGGTCTCGCGGCTCACCGACCAGACCAAGATGCTCTCCCAAAGGCTGGCCATCCTCGACCGGGATATCCGCAAGGAACGTGCGGACAGGACTGGCGGCGTGGAGGTCCCGGGGACGGGCGGCGCGGGCATACAGGGGACGGGCAGCACAGATGTTCAGGAGACAAGCGGCGCGGGCAGCAGGAACGAGGGCGACACCGATGACTGA
- a CDS encoding site-specific integrase: MTARKASIVRAERISGRVKPNIERRAEAKAAQLKKKWTVAALWIEYQQANPGLKAYKDYNSLYNRYISPSFGDKQPKAILASELDQLKSQQLKGKSPQTVAHVLELLRRIINFGVKRGLCTGPGFVIQLPRLHNEKTEDLTPEQMRRLSEVINSHIDMRSPYRWGANMMRLALLTGMRRGEMFRLKWDDIDWHHKNILLREAKSGRDEIIPMSSYTEAHLRAIRDTEHSESPYIFPGKAGGPRSDIRQPVNHLKTEAGLPGDFRALHGLRHVFASGLISNGISKDVVARLLTHKGQTVTDRYAHIRDDALRHAAELAGQIVEDAGKP; encoded by the coding sequence ATGACTGCTCGAAAAGCCTCGATTGTTCGCGCAGAACGGATTTCAGGCCGCGTAAAACCTAATATTGAGCGGCGAGCAGAAGCCAAGGCAGCCCAACTCAAGAAGAAATGGACGGTCGCCGCGCTCTGGATTGAATATCAGCAGGCCAACCCCGGCCTGAAAGCATATAAAGATTACAACAGCCTATACAATCGCTATATTAGCCCCAGTTTCGGCGACAAGCAGCCTAAGGCAATCCTCGCGTCTGAACTTGACCAACTGAAGAGTCAGCAGCTTAAAGGTAAATCCCCTCAAACCGTTGCCCACGTGCTTGAGTTGCTCAGGCGGATAATAAACTTTGGTGTTAAACGCGGCCTCTGCACAGGGCCGGGCTTCGTTATTCAGCTTCCCCGGCTTCATAACGAGAAAACGGAGGATTTGACACCGGAACAAATGAGGAGGCTGAGTGAGGTTATTAACAGCCATATTGATATGAGATCGCCATATCGATGGGGAGCCAACATGATGCGACTGGCTTTGCTTACTGGGATGAGACGGGGGGAAATGTTCAGGCTTAAATGGGATGACATCGACTGGCATCACAAAAATATCTTACTTCGAGAAGCAAAATCCGGGCGAGATGAAATAATCCCGATGAGCAGTTATACCGAAGCGCATCTTCGGGCTATCCGGGATACAGAGCATTCAGAAAGCCCTTATATATTCCCCGGCAAAGCTGGAGGCCCACGATCTGATATACGCCAACCGGTTAATCATCTTAAGACAGAGGCGGGGCTACCCGGCGACTTTAGAGCATTACATGGCCTCAGGCATGTATTCGCCAGCGGCTTAATTTCAAACGGCATCTCTAAGGACGTTGTGGCCCGCCTGCTAACGCATAAAGGCCAGACCGTAACCGATAGATACGCTCATATTCGGGATGATGCATTACGGCATGCGGCAGAGCTGGCAGGGCAAATTGTGGAGGACGCTGGGAAACCTTAA
- a CDS encoding glycosyltransferase family 2 protein — protein MVGCVIVNYRSPWEMLERCLRSVLSQADSGVTCSVTLVDNASGDGVVGQVREEFPEVRIIEMPGNPGFAAAVNRGLDEVDEPLVLMLNTDAVLMEGSLARMVAALESAGKDVAGIAPKMMSSSHEGIIDAIGIVLPPTGAAFNRGIGQCDLGQYDEEEEVAGVCFGAGLLRRELFDSDRVGPLHEGYFLYFEDSDWCMRAVSQGYRFLTAPDSIVLHMHSGVTRNESLNLKYGLIELNTLKMVTRNFESRLRVAHIVSSRCLRLLARTFIRRKFIGPNLKTISAYLGGLRGLLEERRELRSKRVVSDAKIFSMAEGEDAYFDTVAYEPDRCIDSLIGTYLRLLKKGQDPELGKLLAALYQLSRENADGQAPQVDEKTRELFAGQPPCVQDLLG, from the coding sequence TTGGTCGGTTGTGTGATAGTCAATTACCGCTCTCCCTGGGAGATGCTGGAGCGCTGCCTGCGCTCGGTCCTGAGCCAGGCCGATAGTGGCGTGACCTGCAGCGTGACCCTGGTGGATAACGCCTCAGGCGACGGCGTCGTCGGGCAGGTGCGAGAGGAATTCCCCGAAGTCAGGATCATCGAGATGCCAGGGAATCCCGGCTTCGCCGCCGCCGTCAATCGCGGCCTCGACGAAGTAGACGAGCCGCTGGTTTTGATGCTGAACACCGATGCGGTGCTGATGGAAGGGTCGCTGGCGCGGATGGTCGCGGCTCTCGAGAGTGCCGGCAAAGACGTGGCCGGTATCGCCCCCAAGATGATGTCCAGCTCCCACGAGGGCATAATCGACGCCATCGGCATCGTGCTGCCTCCCACGGGCGCTGCTTTTAACCGCGGCATCGGTCAGTGCGACCTGGGTCAGTATGATGAAGAGGAAGAGGTCGCGGGCGTCTGCTTCGGAGCCGGATTGCTCCGCCGCGAGCTGTTCGACTCCGACCGGGTAGGCCCCCTGCATGAGGGCTATTTCCTCTACTTCGAGGACTCCGACTGGTGCATGCGCGCCGTCAGCCAGGGATACCGGTTCCTGACCGCCCCCGACTCCATCGTGCTGCATATGCACTCGGGCGTCACCCGCAACGAATCCCTCAACCTGAAATACGGATTGATCGAGCTGAACACCCTGAAGATGGTGACCCGCAATTTCGAGAGCCGGCTCCGGGTAGCGCATATCGTCTCTTCGCGTTGTCTGAGGTTGCTGGCGCGGACGTTCATCCGCCGCAAATTCATCGGGCCCAACCTGAAGACGATCAGCGCTTACCTGGGCGGCCTGCGTGGATTGCTGGAAGAAAGGCGCGAACTGAGATCGAAACGGGTCGTCTCCGACGCGAAGATATTCTCAATGGCCGAAGGCGAGGACGCCTACTTTGACACCGTGGCCTATGAACCGGACCGCTGCATCGATTCATTGATTGGCACATATCTGCGTTTGCTCAAAAAGGGGCAGGACCCCGAACTTGGGAAGCTGCTGGCGGCACTGTATCAGTTGAGCCGTGAGAACGCGGACGGGCAGGCGCCGCAGGTAGATGAAAAGACCAGGGAACTTTTCGCCGGCCAGCCCCCCTGCGTACAGGATCTGTTAGGGTAG
- a CDS encoding SDR family oxidoreductase, translating into MATDRQKVSVITGAAGFIGAHLTDYLLAQGHKVIGLDNLNTGTLRNLEHIDSDDFVYMNMDITDYIDIPGRVDYIYHLACPASPIDYLQIPLHTLKVGAVGTRNALGLAKAKRARFLITSTSEVYGDPEVHPQTEDYWGNVNPIGPRSVYDEAKRYAETTTMAYHRQQGLDTRIVRLFNTYGPKMRPYDGRAVPTFIRQALEDKHLTVFGDGSQTRSFCYVSDLVEGIVGIMNCDYHGPVNLGNPGEYTIKQLADMIIEMTGSNSKVVYQVLPTDDPKRRRPDISLAKKLTGWEPTILVDDGLKRTVDWFKEYFEEEGTF; encoded by the coding sequence TTGGCGACAGATCGGCAAAAAGTCTCAGTCATCACCGGCGCCGCCGGGTTTATAGGTGCACATCTGACCGACTACCTGCTCGCACAGGGGCATAAAGTAATCGGCCTGGACAACCTCAACACCGGCACCCTGCGCAACCTGGAGCATATCGATTCCGACGATTTCGTCTATATGAACATGGATATCACCGACTACATCGATATCCCGGGAAGAGTCGACTACATCTATCACCTGGCTTGTCCTGCCAGCCCCATCGATTACCTGCAGATCCCGTTGCATACACTGAAAGTGGGCGCGGTGGGAACCCGTAACGCCCTCGGCCTTGCCAAGGCAAAGCGAGCCCGGTTCCTGATCACCTCGACCTCCGAGGTCTATGGCGACCCGGAAGTGCACCCCCAGACTGAGGATTACTGGGGCAACGTCAATCCCATCGGCCCGCGCAGCGTCTATGACGAAGCCAAGCGTTACGCCGAGACCACAACAATGGCCTATCACCGCCAGCAGGGGCTCGACACCCGTATCGTCAGGCTGTTCAACACCTATGGCCCCAAGATGCGGCCGTATGATGGCCGCGCCGTGCCGACTTTCATCCGCCAGGCGCTGGAAGACAAACACCTCACTGTCTTCGGCGACGGCAGCCAGACCCGCAGCTTCTGCTATGTCTCCGATCTGGTGGAAGGCATCGTCGGCATCATGAACTGCGACTATCACGGCCCGGTCAATCTGGGAAATCCCGGGGAGTACACCATCAAACAGCTGGCGGACATGATCATCGAGATGACCGGCAGCAACAGCAAGGTCGTCTACCAGGTACTGCCCACGGACGATCCCAAGCGCCGCCGCCCGGATATCTCCCTGGCCAAGAAGCTAACCGGCTGGGAGCCGACCATCCTGGTCGACGACGGCTTGAAGCGGACAGTGGACTGGTTCAAGGAGTATTTCGAGGAGGAAGGGACGTTCTAA